A single Parabacteroides timonensis DNA region contains:
- a CDS encoding aldo/keto reductase, with translation MNYSYCGKTGMKVSVLSFGASSLGSVFHETREAESIQAVFTAVENGMNFIDVSPYYGHYKAETVLGKALKEIPRDAFMLSTKVGRYGKNGVNTWDYSGKRATESVYESMERLHLDYIDLINVHDIEFADLNQVVNETLPALVDLREKGIVKHIGITDLQLENLQWVIDRVPERTVETILNFCHYCLNDDKLADYFDYFESKQIGIINASPLSMGLLSQRGVPDWHPAPAALVEACQKAVQHCASKGYPIEKLAMQYSVSNPRIATTLFSSANPENVRKNIQYIEDPIDWDLVREVQEIIGDQKRVSWSNS, from the coding sequence ATGAACTACTCATATTGTGGAAAAACAGGGATGAAAGTATCCGTTCTGAGCTTTGGAGCCTCTTCGTTGGGCAGTGTCTTTCATGAAACACGGGAAGCGGAAAGCATCCAGGCTGTATTTACTGCCGTCGAAAACGGGATGAACTTTATCGACGTTTCCCCTTACTACGGACATTACAAGGCGGAAACGGTATTGGGAAAGGCACTGAAAGAAATTCCCCGCGACGCTTTTATGCTTTCAACAAAAGTCGGCCGCTACGGAAAAAACGGCGTTAATACCTGGGACTATTCCGGCAAACGGGCTACCGAAAGTGTGTATGAAAGCATGGAACGGCTGCATCTGGATTACATCGACCTGATCAATGTACACGATATCGAATTTGCCGACCTCAACCAGGTAGTGAACGAAACATTGCCGGCATTGGTGGATTTACGTGAAAAAGGAATCGTGAAGCATATCGGCATTACCGACCTTCAACTGGAAAACCTGCAATGGGTGATCGACCGCGTCCCCGAAAGAACGGTAGAAACCATTCTCAATTTCTGCCACTACTGCCTGAACGACGATAAGCTGGCCGACTATTTCGATTATTTCGAATCCAAACAGATCGGTATCATCAATGCTTCTCCCCTTTCGATGGGATTATTGTCGCAACGGGGTGTTCCCGACTGGCATCCGGCACCGGCAGCACTGGTAGAAGCCTGCCAAAAAGCAGTGCAACACTGCGCTTCCAAAGGTTACCCGATAGAAAAACTGGCTATGCAATACTCAGTAAGTAACCCGAGAATCGCAACTACCCTGTTCAGTTCGGCAAATCCGGAGAATGTCCGGAAAAACATCCAATATATAGAAGATCCGATCGACTGGGACCTGGTTCGTGAAGTACAGGAGATTATCGGCGACCAGAAGCGGGTCAGCTGGTCGAACTCCTGA
- a CDS encoding LacI family DNA-binding transcriptional regulator yields MPKKRHISLKDLAKELGVSVSTVSRALNDSYEISPEMRERVKALAEEWNYRPNPFALSLLKNTPRIIGIIVPDIVTHFYSSIISGINDVARKNEYSVIITSSYEQYEQELHCVEDLVNMRVEGILACLLQETTDYSHFLSLEDMDIPLVFFDRVCLTGTIPSVVADNKESARVATRHLLETGSKRVAFLGGSDHLAIVQQRRDGYMEALKEEGLPVVEELIVCKKMTYEEGREGCCRLLSLPEPPDAILAMNDTLAFAAMKEIKKYQFRIPADIALIGYTDELHSNYVEPALTAVTHQTYKMGEECCNLLLKQIKKREKPRQIVVPTHLSVRETSRKR; encoded by the coding sequence ATGCCTAAGAAAAGACACATATCGCTGAAAGACCTGGCCAAAGAACTGGGTGTTTCCGTTTCTACCGTATCGCGTGCACTGAACGACAGCTACGAGATCAGTCCCGAAATGCGGGAACGGGTGAAGGCGCTTGCCGAAGAATGGAATTACCGGCCGAACCCGTTTGCGCTGAGTCTGTTGAAAAATACACCGCGTATTATTGGCATCATCGTGCCGGATATCGTTACTCATTTCTATTCATCGATTATCAGCGGTATCAATGACGTGGCGCGTAAGAACGAGTATTCCGTTATTATCACTTCTTCCTATGAGCAGTATGAACAGGAACTGCATTGTGTGGAAGACCTGGTAAACATGCGGGTGGAGGGTATATTGGCCTGCCTGTTACAGGAAACGACCGATTATTCCCATTTCCTTTCTTTGGAGGATATGGATATTCCGTTGGTCTTTTTCGACCGTGTCTGCCTGACGGGTACGATCCCTTCGGTGGTGGCCGATAATAAGGAGTCGGCCCGGGTGGCTACCAGGCATCTGTTGGAGACGGGGTCGAAACGGGTGGCTTTCCTGGGTGGTTCGGATCATTTGGCGATCGTGCAGCAACGTCGTGACGGATATATGGAAGCATTGAAAGAGGAAGGTTTGCCAGTCGTAGAAGAGTTGATTGTCTGTAAGAAGATGACCTATGAAGAGGGGCGGGAAGGTTGTTGCCGGTTGCTCTCATTGCCGGAACCGCCGGATGCCATCCTGGCAATGAATGACACACTGGCTTTTGCTGCAATGAAGGAAATCAAAAAGTATCAGTTCCGCATCCCTGCCGATATTGCCCTGATCGGTTATACTGACGAGCTTCATTCCAATTATGTGGAACCAGCCCTGACTGCTGTCACTCATCAGACCTATAAGATGGGAGAGGAATGCTGCAATTTACTCCTCAAGCAGATAAAGAAACGGGAGAAGCCCCGGCAGATCGTCGTACCTACTCATTTATCGGTGCGTGAAACTTCCCGAAAAAGATAA
- a CDS encoding MFS transporter has translation MSTLGNVGQKMTQYRWTICAMLFFATTVNYLDRQVLSLTWDEFIKPEFHWNESHYGTITSVFSIVYAICMLFAGRFIDWMGTKKGYLWAIGVWSVGACMHAGCGIVTEHYVGMNSAAELIAATGDVVVVLATVSMYCFLVARCVLALGEAGNFPAAIKVTAEYFPKKDRAYATSIFNAGASIGALIAPLSIPPLAKWLGWEMAFIVIGALGFIWMGMWVFMYTTPNKSKHVNAAELAYIEQDKDEDGGIVKTEEEEKKIGFLQCFSYKQTWSFIAGKFMTDGVWWFFLFWTPSYLNTQFGIKTSDPLGMALIFTLYAITMLSIYGGKLPTIFINRTGMNPYAARMKAMLIFAFFPLVVLLAQPLGTISPWFPVILIGIGGAAHQSWSANIFSTVGDMFPKSAIASITGIGGMAGGVGSMILQKVAGNLFVYADETHMTFMGFEGKPAGYFIIFCVCSVAYLIGWVIMKTLVPKYKVITLE, from the coding sequence ATGAGCACATTAGGCAATGTGGGTCAGAAAATGACCCAGTACAGATGGACAATCTGTGCGATGTTGTTTTTCGCAACGACAGTAAATTATCTCGACCGTCAGGTCTTATCACTAACCTGGGACGAATTTATCAAACCCGAATTCCATTGGAACGAATCTCATTATGGAACGATCACATCTGTATTTTCTATTGTATATGCTATTTGTATGTTGTTCGCCGGTCGTTTTATCGACTGGATGGGAACAAAAAAAGGATATCTTTGGGCGATCGGTGTCTGGTCGGTAGGTGCCTGTATGCATGCCGGTTGCGGTATCGTAACAGAACATTATGTCGGGATGAACAGTGCTGCCGAACTGATCGCTGCAACGGGGGATGTGGTGGTGGTTCTGGCTACCGTCAGTATGTATTGCTTCCTGGTTGCCCGCTGTGTATTGGCATTGGGTGAAGCCGGAAACTTCCCGGCGGCTATCAAGGTGACAGCCGAATATTTCCCGAAGAAAGACCGCGCTTATGCTACTTCTATATTTAATGCTGGTGCTTCTATCGGTGCCTTGATTGCTCCGTTATCTATTCCGCCGTTGGCTAAATGGCTGGGTTGGGAAATGGCTTTTATCGTGATCGGTGCGCTCGGTTTTATATGGATGGGAATGTGGGTATTCATGTACACTACTCCTAATAAAAGTAAGCATGTAAATGCTGCCGAGTTGGCCTATATTGAACAGGACAAGGATGAAGATGGCGGTATCGTAAAAACAGAAGAAGAAGAGAAGAAAATCGGATTCTTGCAATGTTTCAGTTATAAGCAGACCTGGTCGTTCATTGCCGGTAAATTCATGACGGACGGTGTATGGTGGTTCTTCCTTTTCTGGACACCTTCTTATCTGAATACGCAGTTCGGTATTAAAACGTCTGATCCCTTGGGAATGGCTTTGATCTTTACCTTATATGCAATTACGATGCTCTCTATTTACGGAGGTAAACTTCCGACAATATTTATCAACCGTACCGGAATGAATCCGTATGCCGCCCGTATGAAAGCGATGTTGATCTTTGCCTTTTTCCCATTGGTGGTATTGTTGGCACAGCCGTTAGGTACTATTTCTCCCTGGTTCCCGGTTATTTTGATCGGTATCGGTGGTGCAGCCCACCAGTCCTGGTCGGCTAATATTTTCTCTACAGTAGGTGATATGTTCCCGAAATCAGCGATTGCAAGTATTACTGGCATCGGTGGTATGGCAGGTGGTGTCGGTTCGATGATCCTGCAAAAGGTGGCCGGTAACCTGTTTGTTTACGCCGATGAAACTCATATGACCTTTATGGGGTTTGAAGGTAAACCGGCCGGATATTTCATTATCTTCTGTGTATGCTCTGTCGCTTATCTGATCGGATGGGTGATCATGAAAACATTGGTTCCGAAGTATAAAGTAATTACACTTGAATAA
- a CDS encoding DUF6051 family protein, with translation MDISLRTQQLYSLFSYDKKACLKESRLDIIPFRFTQTIAASEIDEFQRELATTDFCAVTDDHIQENKTFNYTIFAPSGKEKRDKAIILLHGLNERTWEKYLTWAEYLAETTGKPVILFPIAFHMNRTPGSWCNPRAVLPWVGQRKLKINDLANSTFANVALSSRLSINPLRFYASGRESVYNLWQLVHEIKDGKHPLFKEDTSINLFAYPIGALLSQVLLLSNPEKLFSDTRLFMFCGGSIFSQMNGSARDIMDQEAFDSLQRFYRHDFLENRSLPTSFKNDFLEQAFKAMIRPDVLQDYRESFFQRACNQIKAISLKKDIVMPTNGVIQAIGKASDKVLEEIDFPFQYSHQIPFPFRSKADQTLVNQAFNHIFSKAAAFL, from the coding sequence ATGGATATTTCACTTCGCACACAACAACTTTACAGCCTTTTCTCGTACGATAAAAAGGCCTGCCTGAAAGAAAGTCGTTTGGATATAATCCCCTTTCGTTTCACACAAACGATAGCTGCCAGCGAAATTGACGAATTCCAAAGGGAACTTGCAACGACAGACTTCTGTGCCGTTACCGACGACCACATCCAAGAAAATAAAACATTCAATTATACCATATTCGCACCCTCCGGAAAAGAGAAACGGGATAAGGCGATCATTCTCCTGCATGGTCTGAATGAACGTACCTGGGAAAAATACCTGACTTGGGCTGAATATCTGGCGGAGACTACCGGAAAGCCGGTCATACTTTTCCCTATCGCTTTCCATATGAACCGTACCCCGGGTAGCTGGTGTAATCCACGGGCCGTCTTACCCTGGGTTGGACAACGTAAACTAAAGATCAATGATCTGGCCAACTCCACCTTCGCCAATGTGGCATTAAGCAGCCGTTTGTCTATCAACCCGTTACGCTTTTATGCCTCCGGTCGCGAATCGGTCTATAATCTTTGGCAACTGGTACATGAAATAAAGGATGGGAAACACCCCTTATTTAAAGAAGACACTTCCATCAACCTGTTCGCCTATCCAATCGGTGCGTTGCTGTCTCAGGTATTACTGTTGAGTAATCCAGAGAAGTTGTTCAGCGACACCCGCCTGTTTATGTTTTGCGGCGGTTCGATCTTCAGCCAGATGAACGGAAGCGCACGCGATATTATGGATCAGGAAGCATTTGACAGCCTGCAACGCTTTTATCGTCATGACTTTTTAGAGAATCGTTCGTTACCGACATCTTTCAAAAACGATTTTCTGGAACAGGCCTTCAAAGCGATGATACGTCCGGATGTATTACAAGATTACCGGGAATCGTTCTTTCAGCGAGCCTGCAACCAGATCAAAGCCATCTCATTAAAGAAAGATATCGTGATGCCTACAAATGGAGTAATCCAGGCAATAGGGAAAGCATCTGACAAGGTACTAGAGGAAATTGATTTCCCATTCCAGTATTCTCATCAGATACCTTTTCCGTTTCGGTCAAAAGCAGATCAAACACTCGTAAATCAGGCATTCAACCATATCTTTAGCAAAGCAGCTGCATTCCTGTAA
- a CDS encoding LytR/AlgR family response regulator transcription factor, translated as MLGYKIPAYIYGKSNIVRLILLTALFALVFINIYKPFSSSSWYSVSEFKFFVFSSLIILTGVLVVVISRIVMYYWGRKHEITIGGYALWILLEIFFMSLFYTIYTLVLNPEREYLSAFKESSINTSLVLLLPYSVLHLYFSYQEKERQLRLLEEDRAEAANKLSVFSFYDEKHELRLSVKRSNLLYIESADNYVCIWYLNKGVLTKFMLRNSLKAIEESLAETNVLRCHRSYMVNFDQVKVIRREKDGVYLELGIEKVPDIPISKTYSEKVTHWFMTYSS; from the coding sequence ATGTTAGGTTATAAAATCCCCGCATATATTTATGGGAAATCGAATATCGTTCGTCTGATCCTGCTGACGGCACTTTTTGCTTTAGTGTTTATAAATATCTATAAGCCGTTCAGTTCTTCCAGTTGGTATTCGGTTTCGGAGTTTAAGTTTTTTGTTTTTTCAAGTCTGATCATTCTGACAGGAGTGTTGGTTGTCGTTATCAGCCGGATTGTGATGTATTACTGGGGACGTAAGCATGAGATTACGATCGGAGGATATGCGTTGTGGATACTGTTGGAGATTTTTTTTATGTCATTGTTTTATACGATTTATACGCTGGTACTTAATCCGGAGCGGGAATATCTGAGTGCTTTTAAGGAATCGTCTATAAATACGAGTCTGGTATTATTATTGCCTTATTCCGTCTTACACCTGTATTTCTCTTATCAGGAGAAAGAACGTCAGTTACGTTTATTGGAAGAAGACAGGGCAGAGGCGGCAAATAAGCTGTCCGTGTTTTCTTTTTATGATGAGAAGCATGAGTTACGTCTATCGGTAAAACGGAGTAATCTTTTATATATAGAATCTGCCGATAATTATGTTTGTATCTGGTATCTTAATAAAGGAGTGTTGACCAAATTTATGCTGCGTAATTCTTTGAAAGCTATCGAGGAAAGTTTAGCTGAGACGAATGTATTACGCTGTCATCGTTCATATATGGTCAATTTTGACCAGGTAAAGGTAATCCGTCGCGAAAAAGATGGTGTTTATTTGGAATTAGGTATAGAAAAGGTTCCAGATATTCCAATCTCAAAAACATATAGTGAGAAAGTAACACATTGGTTTATGACCTATTCGTCATGA
- a CDS encoding alpha-L-fucosidase: protein MKNSNYLLLLGLGLSTLFSCEETKAPDPIYPIPTPEQVEWHKMETYAFVHFGLNTFNDLEWGYGDTPASTFNPTNLDCDQWVRTIQAAGLKGVILTAKHHDGFCLWPTATTEYSVKNSPWEDGKGDMVKELSDACHKYGLKFGIYLSPWDRNSANYGQPGYVEKFHAQLHELVCNYGPLFEYWFDGANGGNGWYGGANESRSIDPNTYYKYEAAVDTIKKYNPSVMIFGGTEPTIRWIGNEEGWAGDTQWSMFTKKEGVHYRQSQWGLEDGDQWLGGECDVSIRPGWFYHAREDHQVKSLSHLVDLYYRSVGHNANFLLNFPVALNGQISPTDSIRAVEWYQTIRNDLKTDLLKGTAVEASNSRGGQFKAAKVNDGDWDSYWATEDGVTNGTLTFTFKKPTDVNRLMIQEYIPLGQRVKSFTIETEKDGQWTPIEAADSTTTVGYKRIVRFQTVKADKIRINFEEARGPLCINNVEAFLAPALLTEPAIRRDLKNVVTIQVEDKGSELHYTTDGTEPTKDSPRYTEPFTFAQRGTIKAISYDRTFDKSSPVSTKELDIPASDYTVVYPKDEKTSVMFDGNGYTTFYLPKGKQEIEIQLASEVTISGFRYVPNQGRDAGGHVSNYQLYVNNKKVTEGEFSNIKHNPIEQEIRFPAVKGDKIRFVATRIIDNQAQAGIGEFSVITK from the coding sequence ATGAAAAACTCAAATTATCTTCTCCTCCTGGGATTAGGTCTTAGCACTTTATTCTCCTGTGAAGAGACAAAAGCACCAGATCCAATTTATCCTATCCCGACACCTGAACAGGTCGAATGGCACAAAATGGAAACTTACGCCTTCGTCCATTTTGGTTTGAATACGTTTAATGATCTCGAATGGGGGTACGGAGACACTCCCGCCTCCACCTTCAACCCGACGAATCTGGATTGTGACCAATGGGTTCGTACCATCCAGGCTGCCGGACTCAAAGGAGTAATCCTCACCGCCAAGCATCACGATGGTTTCTGCCTGTGGCCGACCGCAACAACAGAATACAGTGTCAAAAACTCTCCCTGGGAAGACGGAAAAGGAGATATGGTAAAAGAGCTATCGGATGCCTGTCATAAATATGGTTTGAAATTCGGTATCTACCTCTCTCCCTGGGATCGTAACAGTGCAAATTACGGACAACCCGGATATGTAGAGAAATTCCATGCTCAGCTTCACGAACTGGTTTGCAATTATGGCCCTCTATTTGAATATTGGTTCGACGGAGCCAACGGAGGAAACGGGTGGTATGGCGGAGCTAACGAATCCCGCTCTATCGATCCTAACACTTACTACAAATACGAAGCTGCTGTCGATACAATCAAAAAATATAATCCATCCGTTATGATTTTCGGAGGAACCGAACCAACTATCCGCTGGATTGGCAATGAAGAAGGCTGGGCCGGAGATACGCAATGGAGTATGTTCACCAAGAAAGAGGGTGTTCATTACCGCCAGAGCCAGTGGGGACTGGAAGACGGCGACCAATGGCTGGGTGGCGAATGCGATGTTTCCATTCGTCCGGGTTGGTTCTATCATGCACGTGAAGACCACCAGGTCAAATCATTATCCCATCTGGTGGATTTATATTACCGTAGTGTCGGACACAATGCGAACTTCCTATTAAACTTCCCCGTTGCCCTGAACGGCCAGATTAGTCCGACCGACTCTATCCGCGCTGTCGAATGGTATCAAACAATACGAAACGACTTGAAAACAGATCTTTTGAAAGGTACTGCCGTTGAAGCCAGTAACTCCCGTGGCGGTCAGTTCAAGGCTGCTAAAGTCAATGACGGAGATTGGGATTCTTATTGGGCTACAGAAGACGGAGTAACAAACGGAACACTTACATTCACATTTAAGAAACCGACAGATGTAAACCGTCTGATGATACAGGAATATATACCTTTAGGCCAACGCGTAAAATCCTTTACGATCGAGACAGAAAAAGACGGACAATGGACACCAATCGAAGCTGCCGACTCAACCACTACTGTAGGTTACAAACGTATCGTTCGTTTCCAGACGGTAAAAGCCGATAAGATACGGATCAATTTCGAAGAGGCACGCGGCCCGCTGTGTATTAATAATGTAGAAGCCTTCCTTGCTCCTGCTTTATTGACTGAACCGGCCATCCGTCGTGATCTGAAAAATGTGGTTACTATTCAGGTAGAAGATAAAGGCTCGGAACTTCATTATACAACCGACGGTACGGAACCGACAAAAGATTCTCCCCGTTATACGGAACCCTTTACTTTTGCACAGAGAGGAACGATCAAAGCAATTTCATACGACCGCACATTCGATAAAAGCAGTCCTGTATCGACAAAAGAATTGGATATTCCGGCATCTGACTACACGGTCGTTTATCCGAAAGACGAAAAAACATCGGTTATGTTCGATGGAAACGGATATACCACCTTCTATTTACCGAAAGGGAAGCAAGAAATTGAAATACAATTGGCAAGTGAAGTAACAATTTCCGGATTCCGGTACGTACCGAATCAGGGACGTGATGCAGGCGGACATGTTTCAAACTATCAATTGTACGTCAACAACAAGAAGGTTACAGAAGGAGAATTCTCCAACATCAAGCATAATCCAATCGAACAAGAAATCCGCTTCCCTGCTGTAAAAGGGGATAAAATACGTTTTGTGGCAACACGGATCATAGATAATCAAGCACAGGCTGGGATTGGAGAGTTTTCGGTAATAACGAAATAA